From a region of the Janthinobacterium sp. 61 genome:
- a CDS encoding amino acid permease has translation MTAVGNTEPQELKRGLKSRHIQLIALGGAIGTGLFLGIAQTIKMAGPSVLLGYGIAGVIAFLIMRQLGEMVVDEPVAGSFSYFADKYCGHLPGFLSGWNYWVLYVLVSMAELTAVGIYVQYWWPGVPTWVSALIFFCAINAISLLNVKAFGEMEFWFAIIKVVAIIGMIVFGAYLLASGDAGPQASVANLWQHGGFFPNGWQGLVMAMAVIMFSFGGLELVGITAAEADDPSTTIPRATNQAIYRILIFYIGALGILLSLYPWQNVVTGGSPFVLIFHALDSNLVATALNVVVLTAALSVYNSGVYCNTRMLFGLAKQGNAPRALLHLNRRGVPLAALGVSALATGACVVVNYFMPGEAFEVLMGLVVSALIINWAMISWIHLRFRAQKKIEGKTTLFQSLGYPFTNYLCLVFLAGILVIMYLTPGLRISVYLIPVWLAALGVGYWIKQSKAKA, from the coding sequence ATGACGGCAGTCGGGAATACCGAACCACAAGAGCTCAAGCGCGGCCTGAAAAGCCGTCACATCCAGCTCATCGCCCTGGGCGGCGCCATCGGCACCGGCCTGTTCCTGGGCATCGCGCAAACCATCAAGATGGCCGGCCCTTCAGTACTGCTGGGCTATGGCATCGCCGGCGTCATCGCCTTCCTGATCATGCGTCAGCTGGGCGAGATGGTGGTCGACGAACCCGTCGCCGGCTCCTTCAGCTATTTTGCCGACAAATACTGCGGCCACCTGCCCGGCTTCCTGTCGGGCTGGAATTACTGGGTACTGTATGTACTGGTCAGCATGGCCGAGCTGACGGCCGTCGGCATCTACGTGCAGTACTGGTGGCCGGGCGTGCCTACCTGGGTCTCGGCACTGATTTTCTTCTGCGCCATCAACGCCATCAGTTTGTTGAATGTCAAAGCCTTCGGCGAAATGGAATTCTGGTTCGCCATCATCAAGGTGGTCGCCATCATCGGCATGATCGTCTTCGGTGCTTACCTGCTTGCTTCCGGCGACGCGGGCCCGCAGGCGTCGGTGGCCAATCTGTGGCAGCACGGCGGCTTTTTCCCGAATGGCTGGCAAGGCCTGGTGATGGCCATGGCCGTCATCATGTTCTCGTTCGGCGGCCTGGAACTGGTGGGCATCACGGCGGCCGAGGCAGATGACCCGAGCACGACGATTCCGCGCGCCACCAACCAGGCCATCTACCGCATTTTGATTTTCTATATCGGCGCACTGGGCATTTTGCTGTCGCTGTACCCGTGGCAAAACGTCGTCACCGGCGGCAGCCCCTTCGTGCTGATCTTCCATGCGCTCGACAGCAACCTGGTGGCCACGGCCCTGAACGTGGTGGTGCTGACGGCCGCCCTGTCCGTCTACAACAGCGGCGTGTACTGCAACACGCGCATGCTGTTCGGCCTGGCCAAGCAAGGCAATGCGCCGCGCGCCCTGCTGCACCTGAACCGCCGCGGCGTGCCGCTGGCGGCGCTGGGCGTGTCGGCCCTGGCCACGGGTGCCTGCGTGGTGGTCAATTACTTCATGCCGGGCGAAGCGTTCGAAGTGCTGATGGGACTCGTGGTGTCGGCGCTGATCATCAACTGGGCCATGATCAGCTGGATCCATTTGCGCTTCCGCGCGCAGAAAAAGATCGAAGGCAAAACGACCTTGTTCCAGAGCCTGGGCTACCCGTTTACCAACTACCTGTGCCTGGTCTTCCTGGCCGGCATCCTGGTGATCATGTACCTGACGCCGGGCTTGCGCATCTCCGTCTACCTGATTCCCGTGTGGCTCGCCGCGCTGGGCGTCGGTTACTGGATCAAGCAAAGCAAGGCCAAGGCGTAA
- a CDS encoding heme-degrading domain-containing protein, whose translation MDHYADLLHTLAQQEESLQFERFDNDAALAVGLWIVEEVRRRGKAVTVNITRNGQILFHHAMTGATADQADWILRKNNTVQRFCRSSYYMGISYKSRGSTFEDVKYLDDIEYAGHGGAFPLLIRGVGLVGTVTVSGLAQADDHALVVAALQAQLDTQLTR comes from the coding sequence ATGGATCATTACGCCGATTTGCTGCACACCCTGGCGCAACAGGAAGAATCCCTGCAATTCGAACGCTTCGACAATGACGCCGCGCTGGCCGTGGGCCTGTGGATCGTCGAGGAAGTGCGCCGACGCGGCAAGGCCGTCACTGTCAACATCACGCGCAACGGTCAGATCCTCTTCCACCACGCCATGACGGGCGCCACGGCGGACCAGGCGGACTGGATACTCCGCAAGAACAATACGGTACAGCGCTTTTGCCGCAGCTCCTACTACATGGGTATCTCGTACAAGAGCCGCGGCAGCACCTTCGAAGACGTGAAATACCTCGATGACATCGAGTACGCGGGCCACGGCGGCGCCTTTCCCCTGTTGATACGCGGCGTGGGCCTGGTCGGCACGGTAACCGTCTCCGGCCTGGCGCAGGCCGACGACCATGCGCTGGTGGTGGCCGCGCTGCAGGCGCAGCTGGATACGCAGCTGACTCGGTAA
- the alkB gene encoding DNA oxidative demethylase AlkB, giving the protein MNLSLFADEDYAQAGPAPLVPGTSASVLLRGFALPYLDEVLPALDAIVLAAPLRHMATPGGLRMSVAMSNCGPLGWITDGRGYRYARFDPASGLPWPPMPPVFLRLARQAALAAGYPGFTPDACLVNRYAPGARMALHQDRDECDFNAPIVSVSLGLPATFLFGGAERGDKAARIALQHGDVVVWGGADRLRFHGVAPLKEGEHALLGAQRINLTFRKAA; this is encoded by the coding sequence ATGAACCTGTCCCTGTTTGCCGATGAAGACTACGCCCAGGCCGGCCCGGCGCCGCTGGTGCCCGGCACGTCCGCGTCGGTTCTGCTGCGCGGCTTCGCTCTGCCTTACCTGGACGAGGTGCTGCCGGCGCTGGACGCCATCGTGCTGGCGGCGCCCCTGCGCCACATGGCCACGCCGGGGGGCTTGCGCATGTCGGTTGCCATGAGTAATTGTGGCCCCCTGGGCTGGATCACGGATGGACGCGGCTACCGCTATGCGCGGTTCGATCCGGCCAGCGGCCTTCCGTGGCCGCCAATGCCGCCCGTATTCCTGCGCCTGGCGCGGCAGGCGGCGCTGGCAGCCGGCTATCCGGGCTTCACGCCCGACGCCTGCCTGGTCAACCGCTATGCGCCTGGCGCGCGCATGGCCCTGCATCAGGACCGCGATGAATGCGATTTCAACGCGCCCATCGTCTCGGTCTCGCTGGGCTTGCCCGCCACTTTCCTGTTCGGCGGCGCCGAGCGCGGTGACAAGGCGGCGCGCATCGCCCTGCAGCATGGCGACGTGGTGGTGTGGGGCGGCGCCGACCGCCTGCGCTTCCATGGCGTGGCGCCCCTGAAGGAGGGCGAACACGCGCTGCTGGGCGCGCAGCGAATCAATCTGACGTTCCGCAAGGCTGCCTGA
- a CDS encoding SDR family NAD(P)-dependent oxidoreductase gives MTHIKHKIEQKTAIVTGASRGIGHAVAERFRSLGWRVITVSRSPIPGGCPRSQEHNTHVCMDLSDLSQIGQMVDTLRPMLGDSKLHALVNNAGVSPKGPGGSRVNSLTTDMQTWQEMYNTNFFAPLALTRGFAQELSNAHGSVVNLCSIAGYRVHPFAGSAYASSKAALASLTREMANDMAPLNVRVNAIAPGEIDTAILSPGTSHIVDTQIPLRRLGTTAEVADLVEFLCSERASYITGAEIPIDGGQRI, from the coding sequence ATGACGCATATCAAGCACAAGATTGAACAGAAAACGGCCATCGTCACGGGCGCCAGCCGCGGCATCGGCCATGCCGTCGCGGAACGCTTCCGCAGCCTGGGCTGGAGGGTCATCACCGTGTCGCGCAGCCCGATTCCCGGCGGCTGTCCGCGCAGCCAGGAGCACAACACACATGTGTGCATGGATTTGTCGGACCTGAGCCAGATCGGGCAGATGGTCGATACGCTGCGCCCCATGCTGGGCGACTCGAAACTGCACGCGCTGGTCAACAACGCGGGCGTGTCGCCGAAGGGGCCGGGCGGCTCGCGCGTCAATTCGCTGACCACCGACATGCAGACCTGGCAGGAAATGTACAACACGAATTTCTTTGCCCCGCTGGCGCTGACGCGCGGCTTTGCGCAGGAATTGTCGAACGCGCACGGCTCTGTCGTGAACCTGTGTTCGATTGCCGGCTACCGCGTGCACCCGTTCGCCGGCTCCGCCTACGCCAGCTCGAAGGCGGCCCTGGCGTCGCTGACGCGCGAAATGGCCAACGACATGGCGCCGCTGAACGTGCGCGTGAACGCCATCGCACCGGGCGAGATCGACACGGCGATCCTGTCGCCCGGCACCTCGCACATCGTCGATACGCAAATTCCCCTGCGCCGCCTGGGCACGACGGCTGAAGTGGCCGACCTGGTGGAGTTTTTGTGCAGCGAGCGCGCCTCGTACATCACGGGCGCGGAAATTCCCATCGACGGCGGCCAGCGCATTTAA
- a CDS encoding YoaK family protein, with the protein MNPAQRSRLQGISLGFLAGYVDTLGFVALFGLFTAHVTGNFVLIGAALANATHASIALKLLAFPAFILGVAAARLLSVAAERRGGPALRLTLLLELALLLGFMVSGVLAEPLAAEPGALAMTAGLFGAAAMGAHSAISRLLLAHLAPTSMMTGNVTQLVIDTVDVLRGAADGATRERCLKFFWPLLGFAVGAILAAFAYLAVGFAALAVPLGILLVLIALEPARLTA; encoded by the coding sequence ATGAACCCTGCGCAGCGCAGCCGTTTGCAAGGCATCAGCCTGGGCTTTTTGGCCGGCTATGTCGACACCCTGGGCTTTGTCGCCCTGTTTGGCCTGTTCACAGCCCATGTGACGGGCAACTTCGTGCTGATCGGCGCGGCGCTGGCCAATGCCACGCATGCCTCGATCGCCCTCAAGCTGCTGGCGTTTCCCGCGTTTATTCTGGGCGTAGCGGCGGCGCGGCTCTTGAGCGTGGCGGCCGAGCGCCGCGGCGGACCGGCGCTGCGCCTGACGCTGCTGCTGGAGCTGGCGCTGCTGCTCGGTTTCATGGTGTCTGGCGTGCTGGCCGAACCGCTGGCTGCGGAGCCGGGCGCGCTGGCCATGACGGCAGGACTGTTCGGCGCGGCCGCCATGGGCGCGCATAGCGCCATCAGCCGGCTGCTGCTGGCGCACCTGGCGCCCACGTCCATGATGACAGGCAATGTGACGCAGTTGGTGATCGATACGGTCGACGTGCTGCGCGGCGCTGCTGATGGCGCCACGCGCGAGCGCTGCCTCAAATTCTTCTGGCCCCTGCTGGGTTTTGCCGTGGGCGCCATCCTGGCCGCCTTTGCCTACCTGGCCGTGGGCTTTGCCGCGCTGGCCGTGCCGCTGGGCATCTTGCTCGTCCTGATCGCGCTGGAGCCGGCGCGCCTGACCGCTTAA
- the blaOXA gene encoding class D beta-lactamase, whose protein sequence is MKYRAFFQFILGLTGATLAVSQAQAATICTAMADARTGAVLLQEGNCIDRVTPASTFKIALSLMGYDAGFLKDEHKPILPYRQGYVDWGGEAWRQDTDPSRWMQYSVVWYSQQITQALGAERFQKYTRALRYGNADVSGDPGKDNSLERSWISSSLKISPLEQLGFLRKLVNYQLPVSKQAMQETQRLTRLADVGGWQVHGKTGAAFPRKADGSFDEAHGYGWFVGWASKGERSIVFARLVQDEQKGLPSAGLRTRDAMLKELPALLEQAQK, encoded by the coding sequence ATGAAATATCGCGCATTTTTCCAGTTCATCCTCGGCCTGACAGGCGCCACTCTGGCCGTCTCGCAAGCCCAGGCCGCCACCATCTGCACCGCCATGGCCGACGCCAGGACGGGCGCCGTCTTGCTGCAAGAAGGCAATTGCATCGACCGCGTTACCCCTGCCTCCACGTTCAAGATCGCGCTCAGCCTGATGGGCTATGACGCCGGTTTCCTCAAGGATGAGCACAAGCCCATCCTGCCATACCGCCAGGGCTATGTGGACTGGGGCGGTGAAGCGTGGCGCCAGGATACGGACCCGTCGCGCTGGATGCAGTATTCCGTCGTCTGGTATTCGCAGCAGATCACGCAGGCGCTGGGCGCCGAGCGCTTCCAGAAATACACCAGGGCTTTGCGCTATGGCAATGCGGACGTCTCGGGCGACCCGGGCAAGGACAATAGCCTGGAGCGCTCGTGGATCAGCTCTTCGCTGAAAATTTCACCATTGGAACAGCTGGGTTTCTTGCGCAAGCTGGTCAATTACCAGTTGCCCGTGAGCAAGCAGGCGATGCAGGAAACGCAGCGCCTGACGCGCCTGGCAGACGTGGGCGGCTGGCAAGTGCATGGCAAGACGGGTGCGGCCTTCCCGCGCAAGGCCGACGGCAGCTTTGACGAAGCGCATGGCTATGGCTGGTTCGTGGGCTGGGCCAGCAAGGGCGAGCGCAGCATCGTCTTCGCGCGCCTGGTGCAGGACGAGCAGAAAGGCCTGCCATCGGCGGGACTGCGCACGCGCGACGCCATGCTGAAAGAGTTGCCGGCCCTGTTGGAGCAGGCGCAGAAGTGA
- a CDS encoding aspartate/glutamate racemase family protein: MTQHIGIVGCSAEGAALCYRTICEEGAHALGAYEHPEVTLHTPSLARYVDCLNGGDLAGVAGLMLASAHKLAAAGADFLICPDNTIHQAFALMAPHSPLPWLHIADVVAAEAAARGYQRVGLTGTRWLVDSAVYQDMLAAHGIACVRPDEDARSEINRIIMEELVPGVVKPDSVARFQAIIAGLREQGCDAVILGCTEIPLIISDANSPLPTLDSTRLLARAALRRALAA; this comes from the coding sequence ATGACACAACATATCGGCATCGTCGGCTGCTCGGCCGAAGGCGCGGCCCTGTGCTACCGCACGATTTGCGAAGAGGGCGCGCATGCGCTGGGCGCGTATGAACACCCGGAAGTGACGCTGCACACGCCGTCGCTGGCGCGCTATGTGGATTGCCTGAACGGGGGCGACCTGGCCGGTGTGGCCGGGCTGATGCTGGCGTCGGCGCACAAGCTGGCCGCCGCCGGCGCCGATTTCCTGATCTGCCCCGATAACACTATCCACCAGGCGTTTGCCCTGATGGCGCCTCATTCGCCGCTGCCCTGGCTGCATATCGCCGATGTCGTGGCCGCCGAAGCGGCCGCGCGTGGTTACCAGCGAGTCGGTTTGACGGGCACGCGCTGGCTGGTCGACAGCGCCGTGTATCAGGACATGCTGGCGGCGCACGGCATCGCTTGCGTGCGGCCCGACGAGGATGCGCGCAGCGAGATCAACCGCATCATCATGGAAGAACTGGTGCCGGGCGTGGTCAAACCGGACAGCGTGGCACGCTTCCAGGCCATCATCGCTGGCTTGCGGGAGCAGGGCTGCGACGCCGTCATCCTTGGCTGCACGGAAATCCCGCTGATCATCAGCGATGCCAATTCGCCGCTGCCGACCCTGGACTCCACGCGGCTGCTGGCGCGCGCGGCCTTGCGCAGGGCGCTGGCCGCCTGA
- a CDS encoding thioesterase family protein yields MNWDYPHAHTLPVMPVAADIDGLQHTNNAVYVRWCEHIAWHHSAALGLDLDDYRRLDRAMAIRRGEYDYLLPTRMGEALTLATWLCASDGRSSMERRFQLIRDSDGATVVRGRWELICIELSSGRARRLPPEFLAVYEPAIVAARQPAQD; encoded by the coding sequence TTGAACTGGGACTATCCGCACGCCCACACCCTGCCCGTCATGCCCGTAGCGGCCGACATCGACGGGCTGCAGCATACGAACAATGCCGTCTACGTGCGCTGGTGCGAACATATTGCCTGGCATCACTCGGCCGCTCTGGGGCTGGATCTGGACGATTACCGGCGCCTGGACCGCGCCATGGCGATACGCCGCGGCGAATACGATTACCTGCTCCCCACCAGGATGGGTGAAGCGCTGACCCTGGCCACCTGGCTATGCGCCAGCGATGGCCGCTCCAGCATGGAACGGCGCTTCCAGCTGATCCGCGACAGCGACGGCGCCACCGTCGTGCGCGGACGCTGGGAATTGATCTGCATCGAACTGAGCAGCGGCCGCGCGCGCCGCCTGCCGCCCGAGTTTCTGGCCGTGTACGAACCTGCCATCGTCGCGGCGCGCCAACCGGCGCAGGATTAA
- a CDS encoding penicillin-binding protein 1A: protein MASGMEQFQEKARQALIQARAQVVRVAGLAWVKAVALYRRGHAHLMTLPPVRRALVLGLWSFLAVLGMVTLYMLLLIPLTPSIHDLRQARAAAPSTMVSADGKELVRFDQGLQERVTLKQISPNVISALISTEDHRFYEHHGIDFTRTAGAILHTAGGNPQGGSTITQQLARNMFPEEIGRSRNLNRKLKELITALKIEATYSKTEILEAYLNTVPFLYNTYGIEMAARTYFDKPASRLDILESATLVGMLKGTNYYNPVGNPERSLQRRNVVLGQMRKHDVINEARYQQLIKRPLRLHFERQSERAQSDSHFTAYVRKWLIDWADENDYNLERDGLVVHTTLDHDLQQAAERAVERQANALQAIADVEWSRAGVPSSTSTGMYAGMQGGSVPFDYFWKSHPALLDAFVRESGDYRKLTAAGGTPEAALAQLKGDRAFMAALRKSKTRLEAGFAAMDPATGAVRAWVGSRDFAREQFDHVSQAARQPGSTFKPIVYGAALEKGLSPEHVYRDAVMDIKASDGTIWRPTDMSGTTGRDMTMRDGLVYSKNTITAQVMQDVGLPPIIKLARALGIRDSKLEKVPSLALGTSPVTLLEMVNAYASIAAQGEARLPFVVTHITDREGTVIARFGEDKPTRAMQAASAATLTDMMRGVIDRGTGTAIRSRFGIRSDVAGKSGTTQNNADGWFILMHPELVGGAWVGFNDARVTMRSNYWGQGGHNAVLVVGDFFKTALDTGKLSRDAIFPGGKPPPPLRHVEVVEEPQDEPVEEPGNLLQEGAPPAPLAMPAEGEGGQESHGKAVQEPAPSPAPQPAPAPVPVPVPQG, encoded by the coding sequence ATGGCATCAGGCATGGAGCAGTTTCAGGAAAAAGCACGGCAGGCATTGATACAGGCGCGCGCGCAGGTCGTTCGCGTGGCGGGGCTGGCGTGGGTCAAGGCGGTGGCGCTGTACCGGCGCGGCCACGCGCACTTGATGACCTTGCCGCCCGTGCGACGCGCGCTGGTGCTGGGACTATGGTCTTTCCTGGCCGTGCTGGGCATGGTGACGCTGTACATGCTGCTGCTGATCCCCTTGACGCCCAGCATCCACGACTTGCGCCAGGCGCGCGCGGCCGCACCGAGCACCATGGTCAGCGCCGATGGCAAGGAATTGGTCCGTTTCGACCAGGGCTTGCAGGAGCGGGTCACCTTGAAGCAGATTTCGCCGAACGTGATCAGCGCATTGATCTCGACGGAAGACCACCGTTTCTACGAACACCACGGCATCGACTTCACGCGAACTGCCGGCGCCATCCTGCACACGGCCGGGGGCAACCCCCAGGGCGGTTCCACCATCACGCAGCAGCTGGCGCGCAATATGTTCCCCGAGGAAATTGGCCGCTCGCGCAACCTGAACCGCAAGCTGAAGGAGCTGATCACGGCCCTGAAGATCGAGGCCACCTACAGCAAGACGGAAATCCTGGAAGCCTACCTGAACACGGTACCTTTTCTGTACAACACCTACGGCATCGAAATGGCGGCCCGTACGTATTTCGACAAGCCCGCGTCGCGCCTCGACATCCTGGAAAGCGCCACCCTGGTTGGCATGCTCAAGGGCACGAATTACTACAATCCCGTCGGCAATCCCGAGCGTTCCCTGCAGCGGCGCAATGTGGTGCTGGGCCAGATGCGCAAACATGATGTTATCAACGAAGCGCGTTACCAGCAGTTGATCAAGCGTCCGCTGCGCCTGCATTTCGAACGCCAGAGCGAGCGGGCGCAGTCGGACAGCCACTTCACGGCCTATGTGCGCAAGTGGCTGATCGACTGGGCTGACGAGAACGATTACAACCTGGAGCGCGATGGCCTGGTGGTGCACACCACGCTCGACCATGATTTGCAGCAGGCGGCCGAGCGCGCCGTCGAGCGCCAGGCGAACGCCTTGCAGGCCATTGCCGACGTGGAATGGAGCCGCGCCGGGGTGCCGTCGTCTACCTCGACGGGAATGTATGCGGGCATGCAGGGCGGCAGCGTGCCGTTCGATTACTTCTGGAAATCGCATCCGGCCCTGCTGGACGCCTTCGTGCGCGAGTCGGGCGACTACCGCAAGCTGACGGCCGCCGGCGGCACGCCAGAGGCAGCGCTGGCGCAGCTGAAAGGCGACCGCGCCTTCATGGCGGCCCTGCGCAAGTCGAAGACGCGCCTGGAAGCGGGCTTTGCGGCCATGGACCCGGCCACGGGCGCCGTGCGCGCCTGGGTAGGCAGCCGCGACTTTGCGCGCGAACAATTCGACCATGTGTCGCAGGCGGCACGCCAGCCCGGTTCCACTTTTAAACCTATCGTGTATGGCGCGGCGCTGGAAAAGGGCCTCAGTCCCGAACACGTCTACCGCGATGCCGTGATGGATATCAAGGCATCCGACGGCACGATATGGCGACCCACGGACATGAGCGGCACCACGGGGCGCGACATGACCATGCGAGACGGTCTCGTCTACTCGAAAAACACCATCACGGCGCAAGTGATGCAGGATGTCGGCTTGCCGCCTATCATCAAGCTGGCGCGCGCACTGGGCATCCGCGACAGCAAGCTGGAAAAAGTGCCGTCGCTGGCGCTGGGCACCAGTCCCGTCACCTTGCTGGAAATGGTCAACGCCTACGCCAGCATCGCGGCCCAGGGCGAGGCGCGACTGCCGTTCGTCGTGACGCACATCACAGACCGCGAAGGGACGGTCATCGCCCGTTTTGGCGAAGACAAGCCCACGCGCGCCATGCAGGCGGCATCGGCCGCCACCCTGACGGACATGATGCGCGGCGTGATCGACCGCGGCACGGGCACGGCCATCCGCAGCCGCTTCGGCATCCGCTCCGACGTGGCTGGCAAGAGCGGCACCACGCAAAACAATGCGGATGGCTGGTTTATCCTGATGCATCCGGAACTGGTGGGCGGGGCCTGGGTAGGTTTCAATGACGCCAGGGTCACCATGCGCAGCAATTACTGGGGCCAGGGCGGCCACAACGCCGTGCTGGTGGTGGGCGACTTCTTCAAGACGGCGCTCGATACGGGCAAGCTGTCGCGCGACGCCATCTTCCCCGGCGGCAAGCCGCCACCGCCGCTACGCCATGTGGAAGTGGTCGAGGAGCCACAGGATGAGCCGGTGGAAGAGCCGGGCAACTTGCTGCAGGAAGGCGCGCCGCCAGCGCCGCTGGCCATGCCGGCCGAAGGCGAGGGTGGACAGGAGTCGCATGGCAAGGCGGTGCAGGAGCCGGCGCCATCCCCGGCACCGCAACCCGCTCCGGCGCCGGTGCCGGTCCCGGTGCCGCAAGGGTAG
- the folE2 gene encoding GTP cyclohydrolase FolE2 has product MKRTCLSSPLPDVAAGPHLGSPLPLEWVGMQGIALPLWLEEGGQAQQVHAWADVQVDLPDPHVKGIHMSRLYLLLDAFAAAQPLDAGALAAVLRRMVDSHADCGSTQARMALAFPVLRRQPALLTAGLSGWKSYPVRLQSSCSPQGFALSLTVEIGYSSTCPCSAALARQLLADAFAAQFGRGSVDAAAARAWLREHASLATPHSQRSTATVTVPLTEQAELNLFPLIDLVEAALATPLQTAVKRADEQAFARLNGANLMYVEDAARRVQAALAPPYAQARVTVRHMESLHPHDAVAQAGQLA; this is encoded by the coding sequence ATGAAGCGCACTTGCCTTTCCTCGCCCCTGCCCGACGTGGCGGCCGGCCCCCATCTGGGCAGCCCCTTGCCGCTGGAGTGGGTGGGCATGCAGGGCATCGCCTTGCCGCTGTGGCTGGAGGAGGGTGGGCAGGCGCAGCAAGTGCATGCCTGGGCCGACGTGCAAGTCGATTTGCCCGACCCGCACGTCAAGGGCATCCACATGTCACGCCTGTATCTGCTGCTCGATGCGTTTGCCGCCGCGCAGCCGCTCGATGCAGGCGCGCTGGCCGCCGTGTTGCGGCGCATGGTGGACAGTCACGCCGATTGCGGCAGCACGCAGGCGCGCATGGCGCTGGCGTTCCCCGTGCTGCGGCGGCAGCCGGCGCTGTTGACGGCGGGACTGTCGGGCTGGAAATCGTATCCCGTGCGTCTGCAGTCCAGTTGCTCCCCGCAGGGCTTTGCCCTGTCCCTGACGGTGGAGATCGGCTATTCGTCGACCTGTCCATGTTCGGCGGCGCTGGCGCGGCAGTTGCTGGCCGACGCCTTTGCTGCGCAGTTCGGCAGAGGAAGCGTCGACGCCGCTGCCGCCCGCGCCTGGCTGCGGGAGCACGCCAGCCTGGCCACGCCGCACAGCCAGCGCAGCACGGCGACGGTCACCGTGCCATTGACGGAACAGGCGGAGCTGAACCTGTTTCCCCTGATCGACCTTGTAGAGGCAGCGCTGGCGACGCCGCTGCAGACGGCCGTGAAACGGGCCGACGAGCAGGCGTTCGCGCGCCTCAATGGTGCTAATCTGATGTATGTGGAAGACGCGGCCCGCCGCGTGCAGGCGGCGCTTGCGCCACCTTATGCGCAGGCGCGTGTTACCGTACGGCATATGGAAAGCCTGCATCCGCACGATGCCGTGGCACAGGCGGGCCAGCTTGCCTGA
- a CDS encoding GntR family transcriptional regulator, which produces MNSPLDSLVHVNLGKSVYATLRDALAAGRFQPNDRLRIRELALQLGTSVTPVRDAMLQLVQEEALVLRSPRDFRVPVLSVARYLEIRALRLELEGLGAFEAAQRIDGATLADLERLLQANEVAIARHDLPAALQCNQAFHLALAQAAGMPTLKRFVDHLWMQTAPLIAAGYASFSPDMRVGHHHAIISALRQRDSAAARRAIEQDILDGGTQMLAYVMRQERIHAGATLQDKDEHDAYQAQD; this is translated from the coding sequence ATGAACTCTCCGCTGGACAGCCTGGTGCACGTCAATCTGGGAAAATCCGTATATGCGACGCTGCGCGACGCGCTGGCGGCGGGGCGCTTCCAGCCGAATGACCGGCTGCGCATCCGCGAGCTGGCGCTGCAGCTGGGCACCAGCGTCACGCCCGTGCGCGACGCCATGCTGCAGCTGGTGCAGGAAGAGGCATTGGTGCTGCGCTCGCCGCGCGACTTCCGCGTGCCCGTGCTCAGCGTGGCGCGCTACCTGGAAATCCGCGCGCTGCGCCTGGAACTGGAAGGGCTGGGCGCGTTTGAAGCGGCGCAGCGCATCGACGGCGCCACCCTGGCCGACCTGGAACGCCTGCTGCAAGCGAATGAAGTCGCCATCGCGCGGCACGACCTGCCTGCGGCCCTGCAATGCAACCAGGCGTTTCACCTGGCGCTGGCGCAAGCTGCCGGCATGCCGACCTTGAAACGCTTTGTCGACCATTTGTGGATGCAAACGGCGCCCCTGATTGCCGCCGGCTACGCCAGCTTTTCGCCCGACATGCGTGTCGGTCATCACCACGCCATCATCAGCGCGCTGCGCCAGCGCGACAGCGCGGCCGCGCGGCGCGCCATCGAACAGGACATTCTCGACGGCGGCACGCAAATGCTGGCCTATGTCATGCGCCAGGAGCGCATCCACGCCGGCGCAACACTACAAGACAAGGATGAACATGACGCATATCAAGCACAAGATTGA